In Pyrus communis chromosome 11, drPyrComm1.1, whole genome shotgun sequence, the sequence TAAATAGCCCATGGTACTTGTAGATCTGGAAACCGAAACCTCATATAAACAAACTACCCCAACTAAACTAAAGGCccaaaaagttcaaaagcaaAGTGCTTTTTTAGACGGAGCTTTCTAGAGCAACTGCTACTGCttgtgagagagtgagagagtgagaggagcaatggagaaagagagagctaTAGCGGTGGTGGTGCTTTTGtgcttggtggtggtggtggaactTCCAGAAGCATCAGCTACGAGATTTATGGTGGGAGGGAAAATGGGTTGGAACAGCAATGTCAACTATACAATTTGGGCTCAGGATAAGCACTTTTACAATGGAGACTGGCTCTGTAAGttcatctttctttctcttctctcagaTCCATTAagtttctgcttttttttttttttctgtcaatgcttatggttctCTGTTAGTTAATTCTCAGctcaaattttctctttttagctcatttttttggttgatgTCGCTTTTTATTGTGTTGGACTTAGATCTGAAAATTGCTTAATGGGTTGAGCTTAAAATCTGCTTTTCCATTTTTGTTTGACTAAAGAAAAGCATTTTTACCGTAAGTTTGTTTCTTGATGTGTAAAGCTTAagttaaaattcaatttttcctgctgaaaattgcaagaaaaagaagcaaagaTTACAAGTTTGGTTATTCAGATTATATATGGGGTTGCTTTACTTAAGTTTGTTATATGCAGTTTGAATATAATCAGATTACCAATTAAGGAGCTTTTCTGAATTTTGTCTCTTGATGTGTAAAGCTAATGTAAAATCTCAGATCTGCAACTTTTTGTAATTGTTTTCCTCTTTGCTTTTGCTGTGAAGAAAAGCCAATGTTAGTTCAATTTACTTTTCATATTTTAGTGTATCTTTTGGTTAGTTCTACTAAGAAAACCATATATTTTATCCAGTTGGTAAATTGTGTTTCTTTTTCCTTCAGTTTTTGTTTATGACAGGAACCAAATGGATGTTCTAGAGGTGAATCAGACCAACTATGTCTCGTGCAATGCCGAGCATCCCGTTCACAACTGGACCACGGGAGCCGGAAGAGACGTGGTTCCACTGAAAGTGACAAGGCACTACTACTTCATCAGTAGCAAGGGGTTCTGCTATGGTGGCATGAAGATCGCTGTTAAGGTTGAAAACATGCCTCCACCTCCCAAAGCTTCCCCGGTGAAGAGCAAGAGCAGTGTCCTAACACCTACCTTTAGATCCCAGTTTGTTTTGCCTGTGGTTTTCGCCATTGGAGCAATGTGGGACACCTTGGTTCGGCTGTGAAGGCATATGATCCTTAAACTTATTCGCTAAACAGTGAGGATTATCGAAATTCGCTAAACAGTGAGGattatcaaaatcaaaattagaCAATTCTCCTAGCTAAGTAAGCTGAGCCATTGATTTGGGAAGCAACTTGAGATTGTCTTCCACCTTACttggatttaatttttcttttggtttttgggttttgtgatttgtTGGTGTTGTTTTAGTTTCACCTTGATGGAGTGGAAAGAGGACAGTGGTTGTGATTGAGGAAATTTTTAagtgttcttttcttttctggatgatttttaatactttttatttattggaTTTTCAAATGCGTTGATTACGGAAGTTTGTTGAAATTAATTGTAACTTATTCCCTTCAATCATGGAGCCGGATCCAGCCCTTTAAGCGTGTCGTTTTGGAGACATTTTTCAGTTTGCCTAGAACATGATTTTGTACATCAAATGTAATAATACTATCGGTTGTAAAAAAATTCGTCATTTAAAGCTTCCCACAAGAAGAAAACTTGCATTAAATCCACATCACTGGACCAAAGACGAAAAAGAAGACATGGGTTCTTTGGGCTCATTTGTTCCCATTGCAATTTCCATGTCATATCTAATGGGTGAATTAGGTGCACATGGGGCATTATCCCTTTTGCATGATTTCATTTTGCTCTGTAGAAGTTGGCAGTGTGTCCGTCCTTTTTCTACAAGTCTGacctcagtttttttttttttttttaatttttcttttatagttCGGACTGCTTAGTAGTACGGAAAATTGATGGTTATCTTAattgtaaaaatattatttttggttACTTGTTAATCTAATGAATATAAAGCTGGACTACCTAGTAGTCTGGAATAT encodes:
- the LOC137708456 gene encoding early nodulin-like protein 17, translating into MEKERAIAVVVLLCLVVVVELPEASATRFMVGGKMGWNSNVNYTIWAQDKHFYNGDWLFFVYDRNQMDVLEVNQTNYVSCNAEHPVHNWTTGAGRDVVPLKVTRHYYFISSKGFCYGGMKIAVKVENMPPPPKASPVKSKSSVLTPTFRSQFVLPVVFAIGAMWDTLVRL